GGAGCGGTTCAGGAATAATAATAAGCGATGACGGATATATTGTAACTAATAATCATGTGATAGAAAATGCTTCGGAACTTGTAGTAATACTCCCTGGAGGGGAAAAGGTGAATGCTGATTTGGTAGGAAAAGACTCTAAGACAGACCTTGCGGTGATTAAGATTAATAAGAAAAATTTACCTGCCGCTAAACTGGGAGACTCAGATAGATTGCAAGTAGGCGAAACAGTAGTTGCTATAGGAAATCCACTGGGGAGTGAACTAGCAGGATCAGTTACTTCAGGTATAATCAGCTCTACTCAAAGGGATCTTGTGATAGATGGAAAGCAGTTGAATCTAATACAGACTGATGCTGCAATAAATCCGGGTAACAGTGGTGGGGCGCTGGTTAACTTAAATGGCGAAGTTATAGGGATAAATACTGCCAAGCAGCAAGGCGTAGGTATTGAGGGGATAGGATTTGCCATACCTATTAATGATGCAAAGCCTGTTATTCAACAATTGATTGAAAACGGTTATGTAAGCAGACCCGCATTGGGAATTGTAATGGCTGAGATAAATGAAAAGGATGCAAAAGAATATAATGTGCCTGTTGGAATAGGTGTCAGTCAGGTGATGATAAACGGGCCTGCAGACAAGGCGGGAATTGTTCCGGGAGATATAATATTGGAGGTAGAAGGGCAGGAAGTGAAGAAACTGGATGAAATGCAAAAACAGCTTGAAAAATTCAAATCAGGGGATGCAGTTAACATGGTTGTTTGGAGAGATGGAAAAGAATATAATATTTCTGTTAAATTAGGAGAGTACAGTAAAGTATTCAGCGAGTGAACTAAACTGGAGTGTGGGCAACTGCCTATACTCCAGTTTATTATTATAGATAAGCTTCGTATAAGATATTTACATACTAAGTAGAGGATAAAATATAGTATAATATATTAATAGTATTCTAAAATAATTGGGGGTCTATTCAATGCAATTATCTTTTTTAGGAGCAGCTAGGCAGGTTACAGGTTCTTGTTGTTTACTTGAAGCAGATAAATTTAGGATACTGATTGACTGTGGTCTCTTTCAGGGCGGTAAATCGGAGGAGCGGTTGAACAGATTGGATTTTAGGTTTAATCCAAGTGAAATAGATTGTTTGGTTTTGACCCATGCGCACATAGATCACTCGGGAAGGATTCCAAAGCTGATCAAAGACGGATTTAGAGGTCGAATTATATGCACTAAGGCGACGGCAGATTTATTGGAGATAATGTTGAAGGATAGTGCTCATATACAGGAAAAGGAGGCGGAATGGCAAAACAGAAAAAATATGCGGGCAGGCAGGCCACTAATTGAGCCTTTATATACTGTAGCTGACGCTGAAGATTCATTAAGACATATAGATGCTTATCTCTACGATCAAATGGTTGATTTGAACGAAAGTATTAGAATAAGATTTAATGATGCAGGACATATATTGGGTTCTTCAATAGTAGAAATATGGATTAATGAAGGACAAGTCAGCACTAAACTTGTATTTTCAGGTGATATAGGAAACTGGGATAGACCCATATTAAAAGATCCTTCTGTGATAGATGACGCAGATTATATTATAATGGAAACAACTTATGGAGATAGAGTTCATGATAATTTAAAAACTGATACGAGAAAACTTGTAAAAATAATAAACAATACAGTTAAAAGAGGCGGTAATGTAGTAATACCATCATTCGCAATAGGCAGAACACAGGAAATTATCTACGAACTTAATAAGTTTTATGAGCAGTATGAAAAAGTGGAAGTAGATTACTTTCTAAAAGCCCATGTGTATATTGATAGTCCTTTAGCCGTTTCTGCTACTGATATTTTTAAAAGAAATAGTGATTGTTTCGATGAAGAAGCTAATCATTATATAATGAACGGTGATAATCCACTTGAATTTGAGAATTTGCATTTAATTAAGGATGTGCAAGAGTCTATATGGCTGAACAAAGATAAGCAAAGCAAGATTATTATATCTGCTAGCGGGATGTGTGATGCTGGAAGGATAAAACATCACTTAAAACACAACTTATGGAGAGAGGATTCCAGTATTGTTTTTGTAGGATATCAAGCACAAGGAACACTTGGAAGAGATATAAAAGATGGAGCAAAAAATGTAAAGATATTCGGGGAGGATATTGCTGTCAATGCTGATATTTATTCTTTAGAAGGCTTTTCTGCTCACGCTGACAGAAATGGTTTATTAAAGTGGGTAAAAGCCTTTAAAAATAAGCCTAAAAAGGTATTTTTAGTTCATGGTGAAGAGGAGGCAACAATCAAGTTTAAAGAGCGGCTTGTTGAGGAAACAGATTTTGATGTTGTAGTTCCTGAACTAGGTTCAACATACCGTATTGATGGTGATGGCAGTTTTGATTATAAAGAGAAATTGATGGATGACTCACTTGAACATTTGATACAAATTACATGCAATGTTGATGAATTGAAGTATGATTTTTATAGAGCCTTAAGCAAGCTGGATGAAAAGATAAAAAACAAGCAGCGGCTTGATAATGTAGACAGCATAATCAATAAAATGATACAGCTGAAAAAAGATATAAATAACTTAAGCAATTTACTAAATTGATATAGAGGTTAAAACAAGTAAGTGCAAGATTAACCTTTATTCGCCTGGAGGGGAAGCAATGTGAATAAAGCTAAAAAAGCTGTTATGTTTACCGGTATATTTATTATAGTTGCAATTGCCATATTTGTCAGCATTGCAGGCATAATAGCTGATTTTAAATGGCTGGTTAAGTTGGGCTATGAAGTTGTTTTTTGGACAGATCTTAAAGCAAAAACTATACTGTGGGCAGTTTGTTTTGTCGTATTTTTTATATTGACTTATATAAATTTTATTTATGTGAAAAAGAACACAGAAGATAGACTAGAACAAGACAATCCGTGGAATAAAATAACCAGGGTAGGAGTTCCCGTGATTTCATTATTGGTATCTGTAGTTGTTGGCTTTATAGTTTCAAGAAATCTGTGGGTGCAATATCTTGAATACTTTAATGCTACAAACTTTCAAATCAGTGATCCATTATTTGCAAAAGATATATCCTACTATATTTTTAAAAGGCCGTTTTTATACAATGTACTGAATGTTATACTCATATATATGTTTTTTCTGACGGTTTTTATAGGTTTAATTTATTTTATAAAAGGTGTTTTGGTTGACCAAAGATATCCTAAAATACATCTATCCATCCTTGTGAGCATAATTCTTGCTCTGCTTGCAATATCTTATAAATTTAGAATAGAAGGATTGTTATTTTCCACAAAGGGAAAGGTATTCGGGGCAGGCTATACAGATGTGTTTTTAACTTTAAACTATTATAAAGTGCAGATAGTCGTGATTGTCATTGCTATAGTGTTGACCATTTATATGGCGGTTAAAGGAAAGGTAGGGAGACATATTTTTTCTGGGATTATACTTTACTTTTCTGTTGCTATATTGGGTTCTGTTGCAGTTTTTATAGTGCAACAATATGTAGTTTTACCAAATGAACTCTCTAAAGAGTCCAAGTTTATTGAGTATAATATAGATTATACAAAGAAAGCTTTTGGATTGGACAATATAAAAGAAATAGAGTTTCCTGACAATGATACTTTGGATAGGGACATGGTAAAACGTAACCAGGATGCTATAAATAATATTCGGATCAATGATTATAAAGCAGCCCTTGCAGCGTATAATCAATTGCAGGGTATAAGAAAGTATTACAGGTTTACAGACATCGATGTAGATAGATACCATATCGATGGGGAAAAAACTCAAGTTTTCATATCCGCTAGGGAACTAGATAAAAATCAGATAAATAATACTCATGTAAATAATGTATACAAATTTACCCATGGAATGGGTGTATCGGTAAGTTCGGTCAATGAGGTTACTTCTGAAGGTCAGCCTAATTTTATTGTAAGAGATATCCCACCTCAAAGTATTGTGAAAGAATTGAATGTAGAACAGCCGAGAATATATTATGGTGAACTTACAGATGATTATGTGGTGGTCAATGCCGGAATAAAGGAGTTTGATTATCCTTCTGGTGATAAAAATGTTGAGAATATTTACGATGGTGATGGAGGAATTCCCCTCAAAGGAATAAATAGATTGATATATGGGTTGGACAGGAGAAGTTTTAAACTTTTTATATCGTCATATGTAACTTCGGATAGCAAGATAATGCTGCACAGGAATATTCGTAAAAGGGTCAATAGAATTGCCCCATTCATAGAGGTTGATGAAGATCCGTATATAATAATTGCAGACGGGAAATTATACTGGATAATTGATGGATACACTACATCGGATCAATATCCATATTCCCAACCTATTATAAGGGAAAATGACTATATCAATTATATTAGAAATTCTGTAAAAGTAGTGGTTGATGCATACAATGGTGATGTGGATTTTTATATCAGCGATGTAGATGACCCTATAATAAACACTTATAGCAATATATACCCGGGATTATTCAAGCAGATGGAACAGATGCCAGAAGAAATAAAGGCCCATATAAGATATCCTGAATATTATTTTAATATACAGACTGCTAGATATAATAAGTATCATATGAATGATATAACAGTATTCTATAATGAAGAAGATGTATGGAGGTTTGCACTTGAAAAATATTGGAATGAGAAGGTAGAAGTACAGCCCTATTATATGATGGTAAATTTACCCGGCCAAGATGATGTAGAGTTTGTACTTGCCAGGTCGTTTACGCCTGTTAATAAAGATAATGCAATCGCATTGATGATGGCCAGGAACGATGGAGATAATTATGGACAATTATGTGCATACAAATTTCCAAAGCAAAAAAAAGTATATGGTCCCCTTCAGGTAGAAGCCAGAATAGATCAGGATACAAATATAAGCAGTCAATTATCGTTGTGGGATCAGAGAGGATCAGATGTGATAAGAGGGAATATGCTCATGATACCGATTGAAGATACTGTATTATATGTAGAACCCCTTTATATACAGTCAGATGCGGGTAACTCGCTCCCTGAAGTAAAGAGGATTATAGTTTCTTATAAGGATAGAATAGCTATGGAAAAAGATTTAAAGACAGCCCTTGAAAAGGTTCTGGTAACAACAGCTGAAATGGATCAAGACAAAGCAGAACAGGAAACGGTGGAAGAGTTAATCAAAAAAGCTGCAAATACATTGGAAGAGATAAAGTCTTCATCAGGGCAGGGGGAATGGGCAGAGTTTGGTCAAAAACTTGAGGAATTAGAAAGGATTATCAAGCAATTAAATGAGTAGATTGATGATAGCACAGATGATTATTAAATCATCTGTGCTATTTTTCGTTATGTTTAAATATATTTAAATATAGAGACTATTGTATTTAACAATTAAAGAATAGCAGTAAGTTAAGATTATCCATAAGGAGGTGTTGGATTTGCTGTTTATTACTATAAATAAGAAAAAACTAAAAACAATAAAGTACATAGTATTTATCGTAATACTTCTTATTTTAGCGATGGTTATAATAAAGTTGTTAAGCGGAGATAAACCTGCTACAAACGATAATATAGAATATGCACATTACAGCAATGATGATGTTAAAATAAAGTTTGAGTATCCTGATGATTGGGAAGTGGACATAAAGGATATAGCTGGGGATGAAATCCTGTTTCATATAGGATTTCATTCCCCTGACGATAGAGGAAATGGATTTATCCAGATATGGGCTAAATGCGATTATGATACTTTAATATCATATATTGAGGGCAATTCTGTGGATAACAAAATAGTTTTGATGGAAAAGAAAAAAATAAATTTAGATGGAAATAAAGGTTATATGTATTTTTATAAAAAGAATGAGAATATGGCAAAAGATGCTTTGTTTTCTAAGGGGGAGAAAGTTATCAGAGTTTTTATGTCAGTCAGGGAGGATTGGGATGAAAAACATAATATGATTTTCAACCATATTCTAGATACACTATCAATTGGTTGACTAGTTAGAAGGCCACGGGAAATTATATTAGACTCAATGGACAAATTCATTATAAATTTTGTAATAAATTTATGTTAAAATAAGTAGTACAATTAATTGAAGGAGGATCATAAAATGGAGGTAGTAAGAATAAAGATAAAAAATACAGGTGACTTGCCATTGCCTCAATATCAAACCATAAATTCTTCAGGGATGGATCTCATGGCTGATATTCATGAACCTATTACAATTAAACCGGGAGAGAGGACATTGATACCCACAGGTTTGTTTATAGAATTAAAAGAAGGATATGAGGCACAGATAAGGGCTAGAAGTGGACTTGCTATCAAATATGGAATTACACTTTTGAATGGAGTAGGTACTATAGATGCAGATTATAGAGGAGAAATAAAGGTAATACTTATTAATTTAGGACAAGCTGATTATACTATTAAAAGAGGAGATAGGATAGCTCAATTGGTTGTAAGTCGGTTTATAAAGGTGGAATGGCAATTATCCGATGCAATAGAAGAGTCTAGGAGAGGATGCGGAGGGTTTGGGCATACCGGAGTTTAATTTTTTTATTTAAGGAGAGATAATAACCATGAAGAAAAAGGTTTTTTGCTCTATATTAATTTTTGTCATTGTTATGCTTTGTTTTACTGCTTGTGCTGACATATTGGATTACGGTGAAAAGAATACACAAGACCTGCCGGGCAAGCCTGAACAAAAAGAAGATATAAAAGAGCAAGGTGAAGAAGTCCCGGAACAAGAAACGGAAGAACAGCCTGAACCTACAAGGATAGAAAAGGCAAAAATAACAGCAGTAGGTGACATAATGATGCATAACACTCAGATATGGGCAGGACATGATAAATCCACTGATAGTTATAATTTTGATCATTTTTTTGAAGATATAAAAGAATATATAAATTCATCCGACCTTGCCATTGCAAATTTAGAGACTACTTTGGCAGGTAAGGATAGAGAATATACAGGATATCCCATGTTTAATGCCCCTGAACAATTGGCAGATGCATTAAAAGAAGCGGGATTTGATGTAATCACTACTGCTAATAATCATTCCCTTGATAGAAGGGAATATGGGGTTGTTAAAACGATAGACCATCTTGAAAGAGCAGGTTTAAAGCATACGGGTACTTATAGAACAGAGCAAGAGTACGATAATATATTGATTACTGATGTAAATGGAATAAAAATTAGTATTTTGTCATATACCTATGGTACAAATGGTATACCATTGGAAAAACCTTATCTTGTCAATTTAATTGATATGAATAAGATAAAAAGTGATGTAGATAAAGCAAAAACTTTGGGAAGCGATCTGATAATTTCCTGTATGCATTTTGGGGATGAATATCAAAGGCAGCCAAGTGATCAGCAGAAGCAGATAGTGGATAGTCTCTTCGGTATGGGGGTGGATATCGTACTGGGAAGTCATCCTCATGTTTTGCAACCCATGGAAATTAGAGAGGTAACCGACCAGAAGGGAAGGAACAAAAAAGTATTTGCAATCTATTCGTTGGGGAATTTTATATCGGCGCAGAATAAGCAATTCAGAGATAGTGGTATTATTTTAAATATACAGGTGGAAAAGAATTTTAATGATGATGTAACGGAAGTAAAGTCTGTAGATTATATTCCTACTTGGGTAAATGTTTATAACGCTGGTGGAGCAAAGAAATATAGGGTGGTTGCTGTACAGAAAGCTATAAATGATTATGAGGCAGGCAGTGATAGCCTTTTGAATAAAACAGACTATAATAGATTAAAGGCTGTTTGGGATGAGAGCACACAGCATATGGATAGGCCAGAACAAAAAATAGCTACAAAGAATATAGAATGAGTTTTTTTATTCTATATTCTCTGTAGCTTTGGGTATGCTAAAAGAAATAATTGTAGCAAAAAAGACCAGTCCGGATATCCAGAATAGCCAATAAAAAATATTAGAATATGCGAATCTTATAACACATTGATTTATAAAAAGGCCTTTGAGGGTAAAAAGAAGATTTACTTTTATGCCTTTAGAGTTTTGGAGATTTTGAATAAAGTTTGATAAACAAAATTTCATCAGCAATAGATTTGCTGCTGCCGATAGTCCACTGACTAGAAGTATTAAATATCTTGTTTTTTTATGGATATCACTTATTATTATTGAATAAGTATTACACAACACTATAAAGGATAACATAAAGGCTAGTAAATTAATGAATGCTATAATTACTGCAATTAGTGGATTACCGGTTTGATATGTAGCAAGGTCAGTGGTAAAAAGGGCAGTTAATTTAGTTATAATAATAAAACACAATATTATAGAACCTAAAATAAAAAAATTCAGCTGGTCTTTTAATACAAATTTAACAAATGATAAAATATCTTCTGAAAGAAATTTGTATTTTGGAGTGTGGGATGGTACACTGTTCAAATTTTTATCCATAGTTATCTCCCTTCAACAGAACTATATTAACATAATAATATAAAACAGGATAAAATTCCACATTATTTATAAAAACAATATTTGATTTTAAAATGATACATAAGATTTATTTAATATAATTTATAGCAAGCAATTATAAAAAAGCAGGTTTTTGTGATGGCGTTACGAATATTGATTGATGTGTATATAATGATATAATAAACTTATGATTTAAATAACAAAAGGAGGATAAAGGATGAATAATAAAAAAGCTGATATTGGTGTTTTTGGAGGTTCAGGATTTTATTCTTTTTTAGACGAAGTAGACGAGTTTTACATAAATACTCCATATGGCAATCCTAGTTCCAAGATTGCTTTAGCAGATATAAAAGGCAAAAAGGTTGCATTTTTACCTAGGCATGGCAAGGACCATCAATTTCCTCCCCATATGGTTCCATATAGGGCTAATATATATGCTATGAAAGAGTTGGGTGTAAAGGCGATAATTGCTCCAACTGCGTCCGGCAGTCTAAAGCCTGATATTAAGCCTGGTGAATTTGTAGTATGTGACCAATTTGTAGATAGAACATATGATAGGAAATCCACATTTTTTGATGGGCCTATAACTAAGCATATAAGTTCTGCTGATCCTTATTGTGAAGAATTGAGGAAAATTGCCATTCAAACAGCTAGAGGGTTAGATATATCAGTTCACGAAAAAGGTACAGTTGTGGTCGTTCAAGGTCCGAGATTTTCTACAAGGGCAGAAAGCCAATGGTTTACAAAGATGGGCTGGGATGTAGTTAATATGACTCAATACCCTGAATGTATACTAGCAAAAGAGATGGGTATCTGTTATGTGAATATTTCATTGATAACAGATTATGATGCAGGGCTTGTAGGGCATGCCGATATAAAACCCGTTACCGAACAAGAAGTTTATAGGGTATTTAACGAGAATAACGAAAAAGTAAAAAAACTGATTTATACGATGATAGCAAAGATGGATGATGATTGGAGCTGTAAATGCAGTCAAGCATAATAAAGGCTTGTAATTTGACAGAATTATATTTTAGTTTTAACATGCATTATTTATAATAATTTACTGTAAAAATGGGTAAACTTATAATAGTTGGATAAATGAGAAATATGGATGAACCAATGGGTTTAATTAAGAAAAACGATGTTATTCTTTAATAACGGTCTAATTTGTTTTTGAAATCAATGTTAGATTAATGTTACTATAAAATTATAATAAATTAGGGGGGCTGATAGCCATGCTGTTTAGGAATTGTGCCGGTGGGGTGGTATTTTGTGGAGACAAGGTTTTGATTCTAAAAAATGAAAAAGAAGAATGGGTTTTGCCCAAGGGAGTAATTCGTAACGGTAATCTCTCGAGAGAAGTAGCTTTGCAGCGCGTCAAGAAAGAAGCTGGCGTAGATGCTAGTATTATTTCATCAGTGGGAGAAACAAGTTACGAATTTTTTTCTGTCACAAGACAGCAACCTGTATGCAATCAGATAGTATGGTATTTGATGCACACACCTGATGAAACCTGTGATATAAGTGAAGAAGAAGATTTTTCCGATGGAGGATTTTATCCCATCGAACAGGCACTCAAAATGATAACATATAGTCAGGATAAAGCGTTGGTGAGCCTATCCTATAAAAAGTACAAAGAGATCGCGGTGTAGATATATGTTAAAAGAAGTAGTCGTACAATGACTGCTTCTTTTATAAATTTTTTTATCGTTTGGGGGAGGAACTTTGAAAAAGGAATTTTATACAGTGGGGAAACGGGATACGGTAGAAATCGAAGTGAAAAAGTCAAGGTTTATAGCTAATGTAAGCAGTGAGAATACAGAACAAGGAGCTTTAGAATTTATTGATTATATAAAAAACAAACATAAGGATGCCACTCATAATGTCTACGGTTATTCAATTGGGACTGGTTCAGAGGTTCAAAGATTTGATGATGATGGAGAACCTAGCGGTACAGCAGGCATACCTGTGCTAGAAGTAATAAAGAATATGCAACTCAAAAATGTTGTAGTAGTAGTCACAAGGTATTTCGGTGGTACTTTATTGGGGGCAGGTGGTCTCATAAGGGCTTATAGTAAAAGTGCAAAATTAGGCATCGAGAAATGTGGTATTATCAAGAAGGTTCAAGCGCAAAAGATAAACTTTACCACCGATTATTCTTTTTTAGGTAAGGTGGAAAACTATTTAAAATCCAACGATATATCGATATTTAATATAGATTACAAGGATAGTGTAGCTTTGGAATGTGGAATTAAAAAGGAAATGTTGAAGAAGGTTATATCCGAGATAAAGGATATTACTAATAATAAAGTATCTATAGAAGTTATAGAGGACATTTATATAGATATTCCAATGGGATAACAAAGTTGGTTAAGCATGTTTTGCCTTTACATACAAACAAAGATTATGCTATTATAAATTATGTTGTAAATTAATATTTGGGGGTAATATAATGGCTGGACATTCGAAGTGGTCTAATATAAAACATAAAAAAGCGAAGGAAGACGCAAAAAGGGGAAAGATTTTTACTAAATTAGGAAGAGAAATAGCAGTTTCGGTAAAAGAAGGGGGTAGTGACCCTGAAACAAATCCTAGATTGAAGGATGTAATAGCCAAAGCGAGAGCAAATAATATGCCTAATGATAATATAGAACGATCTATAAAGAAGGCTGCCGGGGAATTGGATGATGTCAATTATGAGGAATTTATATATGAGGGTTATGGTCCTGGAGGTGCGGCAGTAATAGTTGAGATAATGACAGATAATAGAAACAGGACTGCAAGTGATGTAAGATATATATTTGACAAGAACGGAGGCAACTTAGGTGCTACCGGGTGCGTAGCTTGGATGTTTGACAGAAAAGGTGTCATTATTATTCAGGACGATAAAGATATAGATGAAGATGATTTGATGCTGATGGCTATTGATGCGGGTGCTGAAGACTTTTCTCATGAAGCAGATATATACGAGATATTGACTTCGCCTTCTGATTTTTCAAGTGTAAGAGAAGCATTAGAAAAAGAAGGCCTCAAATTTGAATCAGCACAAATAGAGATGGTTCCCCAAAACATGGTAAAACTAGAGGAGAATGATGGGAAAAAGATGGAGAAGCTGGTAGATATGTTAGAAGATAATGATGATGTTCAAAACATATACCACAATTGGGAGATTGATGAGGCTTAACAGCCTTATGTAACCAATCTCCTTTTTTGTTTTTCCTCTATCACGGTATGTAAAATAGCCTTTTCTCTGAGCTTGAACTTTTGTATCTTTCCGCTAGCAGTCATAGGGAATTCATCTATAAATTCTATATATTTTGGAACTTTATATCTTGCCATATTTTTTTTGACGAATTTTTTGATTTCAGTTTTTGTTATACGCTGTTTGCTTTTTAGTTTGATGAAAGCCATTATCTCTTCGCCGTACTTTTCATCAGGAACTCCCACTATTTGTGCTTCTTTTATACATGGATGAGTATAAAGAAGCTCTTCTATTTCTTTAGGATATATGTTTTCTCCACCTCTTATAATCATATCTTTGATTCTGCCTGTAATAGTACAATAACCGTATTTATCCATAAAAGCTAAATCGCCTGTATGAAGCCACCCTTCATCATCTATAACTTTTTTTGTTTCTTGTTCCATTCTATAATATCCTTTCATTACATTGTATCCCCGTGCACATAGTTCACCTTGGCATCCATGGGGGAGCCTTTTACCTGTATCGGGGTCAACGATTTTAACTTCAATCCCGGGAAGGGGACGCCCTACAGTATTTACACGTCTGTCAAAACAATCGTCTATTCTAGTTTGGGTTATGACGGGGGAAGCCTCAGTTTGACCATATGCAATAGTTATCTCTTTCATGTTCATTGATTTTATCACTTTCTTTAGCACATATGTAGGACATAGTGAACCAGCCATAATTCCTTTGGTCAAGTTACTTAAATCGTACTTGCGAAAACTAGGTTGTTCAAGGATATTTATAAACATGGTTGGAACGCCATGGAGAGCGGTACATTTTTCATTATCAAGAGTTTGCAGTACTCTAATAGGATTATAATGTTCTAAGGGAACCATTGTAGCTCCCTTTGTTATACAGGACAAAACGCCCATGACGCAGCCGAAGCAATGAAATAAAGGCACGGGAATACATAATCTATCCTTGCTGTTCAAGTTCATACAATCTGCAACTGCCATAGCATTGTTTAATAAGTTTTCATGTGTCAACATAACTCCCTTTGGAAATCCGGTTGTACCTGAAGTATATTGAATATTGATCACTTGATCAGGCGTTAATGATTCTTTTATTCTATTCAAATATTCATCAGATATTGAATCAGCGGTTTTTAAAATATCTTTCCATCTAAACATTCCTTTATGCGAACGCTCCCCTATATATATAACATTTTTAAGTTTTGGAAGTCTATCGCTATTGATATTGCCTGGGGCATTATTTTTTAATTCTGGACATAGATGGTATAAAATTTCTATATAATTTGAATCTTTGAACCCGTCGATTGTGATCAAAGTAGAAGAATCGGAGTTGTTTAATATATATTCAAGTTCATACATCTTATAGTTAGTGTTTATTGTGACTAATACTGCACCTATTTTAGCGGTAGCTATTTGAGTCAGTATCCATTGGGGATAATTTGTCGCCCAGATAGCAACGTGGTCACCGGTTCTGATACCAAGCTTTAAAAAAGATTTTGCAACCAAGTCAGTCATTTTATCCAGTTGTTTATATGTAATCTTAAATTTTGATTCAGGATAAATTACAGCCATGTTTTCAGGATATTTACTGCATATTTTATCAAAATATTTCGGAATTGTACTGTTTATCTTTTGAAACATAATTTTCCCCCCTATACAAATTAATACTACAATATAGAACTTGGTACTAACACCTATGACTAGTATTATATTATAAATTATTTAAAAGTCAATGATTTATAATGAATAAACCTATAGGATTGTATAAAAAATGAAATTTTGGTAATAATATTATTCCGAAGGATTATGGAGGGAGAATATTATGTTTCAAAAACATAGAAAAACAAATAAATTAGTATATGCGTTGATGTTTGTACTCTTGTTTGCAGGAGGATATTTACTGGGCGGATATTATATGAAAAAGAGTTTAGATTTTGAAGCCGAAGGAAATACAAAGTTAAATGCCCAAGATGAAACAGCAGAATACGATAGTCAACAGCCAGTTTCCATTAATGAAAA
This genomic window from Clostridia bacterium contains:
- a CDS encoding trypsin-like peptidase domain-containing protein, producing MDEFYEYDYDSKNKKDGIGKYILVAVISAVITCLLLFYIGSSFGFISMEQSDKTDSEDGQEQEQIIGEDSEVFTQENTTNIGSDTPIIDIAKNVGSAVVGIVNKMEITRGFFENEISEGSGSGIIISDDGYIVTNNHVIENASELVVILPGGEKVNADLVGKDSKTDLAVIKINKKNLPAAKLGDSDRLQVGETVVAIGNPLGSELAGSVTSGIISSTQRDLVIDGKQLNLIQTDAAINPGNSGGALVNLNGEVIGINTAKQQGVGIEGIGFAIPINDAKPVIQQLIENGYVSRPALGIVMAEINEKDAKEYNVPVGIGVSQVMINGPADKAGIVPGDIILEVEGQEVKKLDEMQKQLEKFKSGDAVNMVVWRDGKEYNISVKLGEYSKVFSE
- a CDS encoding MBL fold metallo-hydrolase — protein: MQLSFLGAARQVTGSCCLLEADKFRILIDCGLFQGGKSEERLNRLDFRFNPSEIDCLVLTHAHIDHSGRIPKLIKDGFRGRIICTKATADLLEIMLKDSAHIQEKEAEWQNRKNMRAGRPLIEPLYTVADAEDSLRHIDAYLYDQMVDLNESIRIRFNDAGHILGSSIVEIWINEGQVSTKLVFSGDIGNWDRPILKDPSVIDDADYIIMETTYGDRVHDNLKTDTRKLVKIINNTVKRGGNVVIPSFAIGRTQEIIYELNKFYEQYEKVEVDYFLKAHVYIDSPLAVSATDIFKRNSDCFDEEANHYIMNGDNPLEFENLHLIKDVQESIWLNKDKQSKIIISASGMCDAGRIKHHLKHNLWREDSSIVFVGYQAQGTLGRDIKDGAKNVKIFGEDIAVNADIYSLEGFSAHADRNGLLKWVKAFKNKPKKVFLVHGEEEATIKFKERLVEETDFDVVVPELGSTYRIDGDGSFDYKEKLMDDSLEHLIQITCNVDELKYDFYRALSKLDEKIKNKQRLDNVDSIINKMIQLKKDINNLSNLLN
- a CDS encoding UPF0182 family protein — its product is MNKAKKAVMFTGIFIIVAIAIFVSIAGIIADFKWLVKLGYEVVFWTDLKAKTILWAVCFVVFFILTYINFIYVKKNTEDRLEQDNPWNKITRVGVPVISLLVSVVVGFIVSRNLWVQYLEYFNATNFQISDPLFAKDISYYIFKRPFLYNVLNVILIYMFFLTVFIGLIYFIKGVLVDQRYPKIHLSILVSIILALLAISYKFRIEGLLFSTKGKVFGAGYTDVFLTLNYYKVQIVVIVIAIVLTIYMAVKGKVGRHIFSGIILYFSVAILGSVAVFIVQQYVVLPNELSKESKFIEYNIDYTKKAFGLDNIKEIEFPDNDTLDRDMVKRNQDAINNIRINDYKAALAAYNQLQGIRKYYRFTDIDVDRYHIDGEKTQVFISARELDKNQINNTHVNNVYKFTHGMGVSVSSVNEVTSEGQPNFIVRDIPPQSIVKELNVEQPRIYYGELTDDYVVVNAGIKEFDYPSGDKNVENIYDGDGGIPLKGINRLIYGLDRRSFKLFISSYVTSDSKIMLHRNIRKRVNRIAPFIEVDEDPYIIIADGKLYWIIDGYTTSDQYPYSQPIIRENDYINYIRNSVKVVVDAYNGDVDFYISDVDDPIINTYSNIYPGLFKQMEQMPEEIKAHIRYPEYYFNIQTARYNKYHMNDITVFYNEEDVWRFALEKYWNEKVEVQPYYMMVNLPGQDDVEFVLARSFTPVNKDNAIALMMARNDGDNYGQLCAYKFPKQKKVYGPLQVEARIDQDTNISSQLSLWDQRGSDVIRGNMLMIPIEDTVLYVEPLYIQSDAGNSLPEVKRIIVSYKDRIAMEKDLKTALEKVLVTTAEMDQDKAEQETVEELIKKAANTLEEIKSSSGQGEWAEFGQKLEELERIIKQLNE
- a CDS encoding PsbP-related protein; this translates as MLFITINKKKLKTIKYIVFIVILLILAMVIIKLLSGDKPATNDNIEYAHYSNDDVKIKFEYPDDWEVDIKDIAGDEILFHIGFHSPDDRGNGFIQIWAKCDYDTLISYIEGNSVDNKIVLMEKKKINLDGNKGYMYFYKKNENMAKDALFSKGEKVIRVFMSVREDWDEKHNMIFNHILDTLSIG
- the dut gene encoding dUTP diphosphatase encodes the protein MEVVRIKIKNTGDLPLPQYQTINSSGMDLMADIHEPITIKPGERTLIPTGLFIELKEGYEAQIRARSGLAIKYGITLLNGVGTIDADYRGEIKVILINLGQADYTIKRGDRIAQLVVSRFIKVEWQLSDAIEESRRGCGGFGHTGV